AACCGACCTGCGTCAGGCAAAGAAACGCGGTGTGAAAGGGCTGACGGTCGAAGTCACCACTCCTACTGGCAAGGTCGTGGGCGAGCGCTCCGCCCCCACCTTCTCGGCCAGAGCGGTCTTTACGGTATCAGATCACTGAGCCGCTCCTGTCATTCCTTCCAAAGTGCAAAAAAAGCCCGGCTGATGAGGCCGGGCTTTCGTGTTTGCATCGAATGGATCGATGGGATGTTTAGCCAAGATCAAAGAGCAGCGCCTCCGTATCCGTGCCGTCTGAGGTGATGGTCAGCGTGCCTGCATCTTCGGTGCTCAAAGCATCGCCAGGTTGCAGGGTCTGTCCGTTGATGGTGGCCTGCCCTTTGATGAGCTGGAACCAAACACCACGGCCCGCCTTCACCTCATGATCCACACTGGCGGAGGAGCCCAGGCGGACACGATAGACATCCGCATCCTGATGGATGGTGGCGGAATCGTCCCGGCCATCGGGGGAGATGACCAGCACCTTGGTTTCCTTCTCCTTAGCGGGATCTGGATGCCATTCGGTGTAGCTGGGCACCAGCGCACGGGCCTGCGGCTGGATCCAGATTTGCAGGAAGTGGGCCGTCTCCGTGGGGGACGGATTGAACTCACTATGCAGCACACCTTTGCCAGCGCTCATCAGTTGCACCTGGCCGGGCTTCAGCTCGCGGCCGTTGCCCAGGCTGTCCTTATGGGCCAGGGTGCCTTCCAGCACATAGCTAAAGATTTCCATGTCCCGGTGCGGGTGCGTGGGGAAACCGCCGTTAGGGGCCACCCGGTCCTGATTGATCACACGAAGACTGCGGAAACCCATGTAGGAGGGGTCATAGTAATCGGCGAAACTGAAAGTGTGATGACTGTTTAACCAGCCGTGGTCAGCGTGGCCTCTTTCATTCGATCTGCGAAGTTTGGTTTTCATAGCAAGACGATACTGCTTCATGTGCCGCCATGATGCTAATGCGGCTCCGTTTGCCTGAGACTGCGGGAGGGGTATGCTGGCAGCCATGGAACTCCGTCCCCTGCGCTCCTTCATCGCCGCTGCCGAAGATGGCAATATCAGCCGTGCGGCGACACGGCTGCATCTTACCCAGCCGGCGCTCAGCCGACAGATCAAAGGTCTGGAGGATGAACTGGGGGTCACTCTGCTGGAGCGTGGTGCGCATTCCTTCAGCCTCACTCCGGCGGGCGAGCTGCTTTTGCGTGAGGGCCGGGTTCTGCTGGAGCGTGCCGATGCGCTGGAAAACCGGGTCCGCG
The window above is part of the Prosthecobacter fusiformis genome. Proteins encoded here:
- a CDS encoding pirin family protein — protein: MKTKLRRSNERGHADHGWLNSHHTFSFADYYDPSYMGFRSLRVINQDRVAPNGGFPTHPHRDMEIFSYVLEGTLAHKDSLGNGRELKPGQVQLMSAGKGVLHSEFNPSPTETAHFLQIWIQPQARALVPSYTEWHPDPAKEKETKVLVISPDGRDDSATIHQDADVYRVRLGSSASVDHEVKAGRGVWFQLIKGQATINGQTLQPGDALSTEDAGTLTITSDGTDTEALLFDLG